From a single Streptomyces liliifuscus genomic region:
- a CDS encoding alpha/beta hydrolase family protein, which translates to MRFRSMACGAAGLVLVAAVGCTGGGDGDSEPTSPPTSARASAKTPSATPTPTPTPANPVSIPGLIEREHRGSDLKLGNVRVRTDAYTQYAVTYEANGLTISGIMNIPRGKGPFPALVLAHGYIDPAVYTSGRGLAREQELLARNGYVVLHTDYRNHAGSDDDPDNDVNLRLGYTEDTIGAVMALRSSGRPEIDGERIGLLGRSMGGGVVYNTLVVAPGLVDAAVVFAPVSSRPNENIDHFQRGDGDPVVAEIDKTHGTPEENPKFWKEAAPITYVDRVTEPLLIHHGTADESCPIVWSERTTAAFEKAGKDVELVKYKGEHHTFAPQWPASMKTTMDFFEKHLR; encoded by the coding sequence ATGCGGTTTCGGAGCATGGCCTGTGGTGCCGCGGGGCTGGTACTGGTGGCGGCCGTCGGCTGCACCGGGGGCGGCGACGGCGACAGCGAACCCACGAGTCCGCCGACCTCGGCCCGGGCTTCCGCCAAGACCCCCAGCGCGACGCCCACCCCCACCCCGACTCCGGCCAATCCCGTGTCGATCCCGGGGCTGATCGAGCGTGAGCACCGGGGTTCCGACCTCAAGCTCGGGAACGTACGCGTGCGGACCGACGCCTACACCCAGTACGCGGTCACGTACGAGGCCAACGGGCTGACGATCTCGGGAATCATGAACATTCCCAGGGGCAAGGGGCCCTTCCCGGCCCTGGTCCTGGCGCACGGGTACATCGACCCGGCCGTCTACACCAGCGGCCGCGGACTGGCCCGGGAGCAGGAGCTGCTGGCCCGCAACGGCTATGTCGTCCTGCACACCGACTACCGCAACCACGCGGGCTCCGACGACGACCCGGACAATGACGTCAATCTGCGCCTCGGCTACACCGAGGACACCATCGGCGCCGTGATGGCGCTGCGCTCGTCGGGGCGTCCGGAGATCGACGGCGAGCGGATCGGTCTGCTGGGGCGGTCGATGGGCGGCGGCGTCGTGTACAACACGCTGGTGGTCGCGCCCGGTCTGGTCGACGCCGCCGTGGTGTTCGCCCCCGTGAGCTCACGTCCGAACGAGAACATCGACCACTTCCAGCGCGGCGACGGCGACCCGGTCGTCGCCGAGATCGACAAGACGCACGGCACCCCCGAGGAGAACCCGAAGTTCTGGAAGGAAGCCGCTCCGATCACCTACGTCGACCGGGTGACCGAACCGCTGCTCATCCACCACGGCACCGCCGACGAGAGCTGCCCCATCGTCTGGTCGGAGCGGACCACCGCCGCGTTCGAGAAGGCGGGCAAGGACGTCGAGCTGGTGAAGTACAAGGGCGAGCACCACACGTTCGCTCCGCAGTGGCCGGCCTCGATGAAGACGACGATGGACTTCTTCGAGAAGCATCTGCGCTGA